Proteins co-encoded in one Anolis carolinensis isolate JA03-04 unplaced genomic scaffold, rAnoCar3.1.pri scaffold_9, whole genome shotgun sequence genomic window:
- the heatr3 gene encoding HEAT repeat-containing protein 3 isoform X2: MLLDPSLAVRETATGALRNLSVCGGFEVCDDMVTKDVMTPLVALLKECRAGLEESNGSLKEAKDSNKNYIEDIAYEAVNLLWNVCECNSTAVSVFNKEGCLSILLQYLKRFHANVGLAIAAASCLQAVTEDNPDLLASFDTSAQQILEAVMVSSDKTMEHILLQTLVAGVTWNIKNALPSSSQAGSINAILKIFSECLAIDAGQTLLRMKEAETERLKNSTESEPEGNVAEVADAALKEDEEMEEGPKEVAKRQNDVSDLLPCNTQEVKQVAALLLAQQTALEVIVNMCCNEDPSDDEWEELSSSDESDNFMENSYEEGEKLLSPLCLSAEVHTALMNHLVPKKILEKTAFPSSVAVEICTRSPAWKPLIKKLNMVQYRALTCLHSILLVSDVDCLGGASVLQSLSQHLSQLIFSQPEFSKEVEFLEAVTSALRALLQMLASNNISQSMTPEQLMTLCEAGIHSSNVSVRVNVVSILGIAGSVLAKVEDTAETLKMIGKFLLDVATKDPSLVVVGEALDALFDVFADGKEAERAAEQIRLLHVLREFQPVFKSRIRKEGKGQYSTDQLCVLDNVKLNLRRFIAYQETLEKKK, from the exons TGTCGGGCAGGCCTTGAGGAAAGCAACGGCTCACTAAAGGAAGCCAAAGACTCCAACAAGAACTACATTGAAGACATTGCTTACGAGGCGGTGAACTTGCTCTGGAATGTCTG CGAATGCAACAGCACGGCAGTATCTGTCTTCAACAAAGAAGGCTGCTTGTCTATTTTGTTGCAATATCTGAAGAGGTTTCATGCCAATGTGGGCCTGGCCATTGCGGCAG CATCCTGTTTGCAAGCAGTGACGGAAGACAATCCCGACCTCCTTGCATCCTTTGACACTTCAGCGCAACAGATCCTGGAAGCGGTCATGGTATCCTCTGACAAAACCATGGAGCACATTCTCTTACAGACGCTGGTGGCAG GTGTCACTTGGAATATAAAGAATGCCCTTCCTTCTAGCAGCCAAGCAGGCTCCATCAATGCCATCCTGAAGATCTTCTCTGAATGCCTAGCCATAGACGCTGGGCAGACGCTTCTCCGGATGAAGGAGGCGGAAACGGAGAGGTTAAAAAACTCCACCGAGTCAGAACCGGAGGGAAATGTGGCGGAGGTGGCCGACGCAGCCCTTAAAGAAGACGAGGAGATGGAGGAAGGGCCAAAAGAAGTAGCCAAAAGGCAAAACGATGTTTCAGATCTGCTTCCA tGCAACACACAGGAGGTGAAACAGGTAGCAGCTTTACTTCTGGCTCAGCAGACAGCCCTGGAAGTCATTGTCAATATGTGCTGCAATGaag ATCCTTCCGACGATGAGTGGGAAGAATTATCCAGCAGCGACGAGAGCGATAATTTCATGGAGAACAGCTACGAAGAAGGGGAGAAGTTGCTGTCCCCCTTGTGCCTTTCGGCCGAGGTCCACACAGCCCTCATGAACCACCTTGTGCCCAAGAAG ATACTCGAAAAAACGGCTTTCCCCAGCAGCGTTGCGGTTGAGATCTGCACCCGTAGCCCGGCTTGGAAACCGCTGATAAAAAA ACTGAACATGGTTCAATACAGAGCTCTGACCTGCCTTCATAGCATCCTGTTAGTATCCGATGTGGATTGTCTCGGAGGTGCATCTGTGCTTCAGTCCCTCTCGCAGCACCTCTCCCAGTTAATATTTTCTCAACCAG AATTTTCAAAAGAAGTGGAGTTTCTGGAAGCCGTCACCAGTGCTTTGCGGGCGCTCCTGCAAATGCTGGCATCGAACAATATTTCTCAG AGCATGACTCCTGAGCAGCTGATGACTTTGTGTGAGGCTGGCATTCACAGTAGTAACGTCAGTGTCCGTGTGAACGTCGTGAGCATTTTGGGAATTGCTGGCAGCGTGCTGGCAAAAGTGGAAGACACGGCAGAAACACTAAAG ATGATCGGGAAATTCCTCCTTGATGTTGCGACCAAGGATCCGTCCCTCGTGGTTGTTGGAGAAGCTCTGGATGCCCTTTTTGACGTTTTCGCCGACGGCAAAGAAGCTGAAAGGGCAGCGGAACAAATAAGGCTGCTTCATGTCCTTAGGGAATTCCAGCCCGTTTTCAAATCGCGG atcaggaaagaaggaaaaggacaaTACAGCACCGATCAGTTATGCGTCCTTGACAATGTGAAGCTGAATTTAAGACGATTCATTGCTTATCAGGAAACTTTGGAgaagaaaaaataa